Within the Opitutaceae bacterium TAV5 genome, the region AGAGGCAGCAAGCATGTTGAGGAGGAGGGCGAACAGCCCGAGGAACACGAGTAGCTTTTTCATGGTGTTGGTGTTTGGATTTCGGTTACGTTATGCTGCCGAAGCGGCGGGAAGTGGTTAGGTCGTGGCCTTGCCTTCGACGTTGCGAGCCACGCGGTCCGCCGTGCGCTTTTCGAGCCACATCAACCCCGTCTCGAAGTGCGTGATGGCGATGGCGTTTTCGCGGCAGGGGAATTTGCCGTTGAGGTGCTGGATGCGGTTGATAAGGACACGCGCCAACTCCTCATTGGTAGTCCCGTCATTGACGGTGACGAGGGTTGCGGAACCCGGAGACTCCGGAACCTTTTCGATGAACTGAATCACCTGGCCGGGAGCGTCCTTTTTCTCGAAGTTCGCGAGTTCGTATCTGTGTCCTTCCGTGAGGATTTTCATGTTAGCGATAGTGCCACGGCTGCGGGTTGAACCCGTCCCCGTGTTGTGGCGTGACGACGGGAGCGGGTGTTTCGGTGTGTGCCGGTTGCGTGGATACGCACCCGGCGAGAGTGACGATGGCCGCGAGAGCGGCGATCAGGTGTAGTAAACGAGCCATGCGGAATCCTTTTGGGCTTGTGAGAGGCTGAAAAACTCCCGGCGCTGCGGCTCGAAGACGAACAAGCCGCGGTCGGTATAGACGACGTTGACGGCGTGGCCGGTGGCCGGGTTGGCCGGATCGGTTCGGTAGCAGAGAATGCCGATAGGGCAGCCTTGCCCGGAACCGAGATTGAGGAGGCGTGCGCGGTAGTGTTTCCATGCGCCGAGGAAGACGGCGGCGAGGGCGAAGTTGTCGCAGTCGTAATAATCCTTCCACGCATCCCCGCATACCTTGTTCAGCATGTCTTCCAGTTCGCCGAAGAATTGCCCCGTGCCATCGAGCGGCACGGGATCATAGGACGCATCCAGCACGCTGACTTGCGCATTCGGGAAGACGGCGCGCGTCTGGTCGTGGAGTTGCTGCGCGGTGATCATGGTCAGGATTCGGAAATTTGTGCCTCAGATTTCTCGATTTGTGAGACGCTACGGGTTTTGTGACTCACGGATGAGCCGCTACGTTTTCAGCGAACGATAGAAGCCGATCCATTCGGCTTCGGTGGTGAGGGGAGACGCCGACAGTTGCCGCCAGCGCACCCAGGCAGGCGTGCCGGAAGCCCATAAAGGCAACTCGGTAATGCCGGCGGCGGACATGATGCGAAGCCAGGACGCCAAGGACTCCAGCGGAGTGCCCCGCAAGGGCGGTGTCAGGACAACCAGACCTTGCGGGGTGATTACCTCGCCGTAAGCAGCCTGCGCAATGGCCGTGCCGAGCGCGGTCAACTGCACCGGCGAGAGGCTCGCGGCGAACCGGCGAAGCTCCAGCGTGGGCAGTTTTTGCAGGTCGATCGGCGCAACCGCGGGCGGCAATACCAGCGGCTCGACCGGCTTCCACTCGGGTTCGTCGTTATCCGGGATCTCGACGGGCGCGGAAAGCTCGGCGTCGGTGCCAAAGATGGCATCGAGGTCGGCCTCGTTATCCGCGCCGGCCGGCGGAAGGACGGCGAGCGCAACACCCGCCGCCGTGACGAAGAGCAGGGCAACGCCCAGGAGATGGACAAGCGGGTTGTTGCGCATGGCTTATTTGACCTCCTTGAGGAGAGCGATCTGCTTGCGCAGGTCATCAATGCGCTTGTTCGTGGCGGCAGTCTGGTTCGGCAGAAGCGAAACGGCGGTCTGCTCTTTGGCGAGCAAGTCGATGGCTGCACCCTTGTTGGTGTCGGCGATCTTCTTTGCGTGGCCATTAAACCACTTGACGAAAGCCGATTCGACAATGCCTTGACCCAGGTGCTTGGCATTCCAGACCGGCGCGAAGTCGGCGAGGATGCCCAGCGCCTTGGCGCGGCGGATGCCGGCAAGGTAGATGCCGCCAGTCCCACTACCATCCAGCGCGTTCAGTTCATCGGCGGTGGCGTAGTACTGATAATAGTAATACGACTGGCCGCCGGTGCCGATGGTGAGGAGCTTGCGGGCGAGCCCGGCGTCATCGGCGTCCTGGTCGAACACGGGAAGGGTCTTGCCCGTGGCCGGGTCAATGTTCTTCGCGTTGAGCGAAAACTTGATGGCCCAGGTCGCAACGTTCGGGTTGACCGTGGCGATGGCATCGATGTCGGACAGAAGCGACTGCACCGACGCGAGGTTCTCCGTGCGGAAAGCCGCGCTGGCAGCGGTGTTGTCGGCCTTGGCCTGCGCAATGGCGGCCTTGTCGCCGCTGGCGGTGGCAATCTTGAGGCGAGCCGAGTTGGCAGCATACAGGTCATTGCAGGCGGTATAGAGCGCCTGCCCGGTTTCGGCCGGAGAGGCGGCGAAAAGGCCGCTCGCAAAGGCGAGAGCCGAGATAATGAGGATGAATTTCTTCATGGTGATGTGTGGTTGGTTTTTCAGTAATCCGCACGTATGCGGAAAGTGGTTACGGAAAGTCAGTAGGCCGGTGCGACCGAGACCCATTCGGCGGTCGCTTCGCGCCAGAGCGAATGCCCCGCGCTGTCCTGCTCATGCGCGGCGTAGGTCATGAGGTTGTACGTCCACGACAGGTTTGTAGCCGTGGGCTTGATCGTGGCTGTGACCGGGATGTAAAACGTAATGCTGCCCACGCGCCCGCTGGCATCGATCTTGTTGCCGACGCCGCCGGAATCGGTGAGCGGCAGGGCGCGAATCTTGCGAGTGTCCCCGCCCGCCGTCGCACCGGTGCACGTGTAGTAAATCTTCGTTCCGACCGGAATGACCTGCCCGGACACCAGGCTACCGGAGAGGTCGGGTGTGTGGATATACACGGTCAGCGTGCCCGAGGCGTAGTTGTCCGTGGCGAGCTTCAATTCGGCATCGGTAAACCCTTCCGGCATCTGGATCGTTACCTTCGCGTATTGCGGGCGCCCGTCGATGGCGGCACGGGTTGAGGCCGGCGTCATGGCCCGGTTGGTGGCTGTGCCGGCCGTCGCCTCGGCATTGCTCGCAGCCGTCACAGTGATCGTGCGGTTGGCTGTGAGATTGCCGCCGCCGGTGGCGAGACCGCTGGCACTGATGGTGCGGGAACCAATGACGAGCGTGCCGGCGTCGAAGGGGAGACTGATGCTCGGGTATCCGCCGATGCTGATGCCCGGCGCTGTGAGGTAAACGGTTTCATCCCCATTGCTGAACGGGATTGCGGACGGGACGGAAGCACTCGTGCGCATTCCCGGCAGGTCCGCCCAGCCCTGCACGAAGGCGCCGTCGAGCGCGGCGACAATCGCGGCCTCGTTGGCCGTCCAGAAGTCGGCCGGAGCCCGAAGCGTGCCGTCGGGATTGGTGGTAACGGTCACGAACGACGGCGGCGGCAGCGTCTGCGCGGCGGCGGCGAACGGAAGAATGAAGGCGAGGATTCGGGCGAGCGTGTGCATGGTCAGTCTTCGGCAGGTCCAAAGGTGAGGGTTTCGGCTCCGGCATTTCCGGAGACGTAAATCGTGTGAAACTTTCCGGTGGTGATATTCTTGATCTGGTAGACGACTCCACCGTCGAGGGTCTGACGGAATCGGTAGGTGCCGCCCTGCGGGTCGCGGGTGACGAGCGCGGTTGGCGACGTCGGCAAGGCGGTGTTATCGGCAGGGCCGAAGGCGAGTTGCTCCGCTCCGGCGGCTCCGGTGATGTAGAGAGTATGAAAGGCTCCCGTCGTGCCGTTCTTTAGCTGGTAGTAGCTGCCGGTCTCGTCGGTCTTGATGCGGTAGGCGCCGAGGTCGGGAACCTTCGTAGCGACATCGCCAATACCGAGCGATGCGTAGGGCAGGATGTTTACCTGCACGGTCTGCGCGGTAGTGAGGAGGAGGGTCAGCGCGAGCGTGACGGCGGAAGCGTAGCCATCGCCCGCGCCCGATTTGGGAAAGGCAGGGCAGGCGCCGTAGGCGATGAGGAGGCCGTCGATGTCGATGAGGCCGATCTCGCGCACGAGGAAGCCACCGACGTTTTCCGGGAGGACGACCGAAACGCGGATGCCGCCGGCAACCGGCGTGCGGCTGGTAATGTCGGTCCGGTATTCCTCGTGCACGAGGGCAGCGAGCGCGGCGGGCGTTTCGGTGACTCCACTGCCCACGGCAATCTGAGACAGCATGAGGCGCTGTCCGTCGAGGACAGTGGCGAGTTTGGCGAGGCCGGCGTCGGTGAGTTGGAGGGCGTAGCTCATGCGGTGCGTTTCCAGAGGTGCGCGACGATGTAGGGTTGCAGAATGTTGACCGGGGAGTTGCTGCCGACGCTGGTGGTGGCCTTGGCCTCGACGGTGACAGTATGCGTGTGCGCGCCGGCACTGGCCGCCGTGAGAGCGGGGATGGTGACGGTATGCGTGTGCCCTCCGGCGGTCTGGATCAGTTGTGTGCCAAAACCATTTTGGGTGAACCATGCCGCACCCGTATTGTCGCCGGTAATCGGGCGGTCTGCGTTGGTGTTGGCAAAGCCGTATGCACTGGAGGTTTCTCCCGCCGATGAGTTTCCCCAAATGGCATGGGTATGACTGCCCGCATTGGTAGTCGTAACGGTAACTGAATTGGTCGCGTGCGTGTGCGCGCCAGCGCTGGTGGTCGTGATCGTTTGCGCGGCGTTGTTGTGCGTGTGGGCGGGCAGTTGCGCGACGGTCAGGGTGACGGTCTTGTTGCCACCGGTTTTCTCGACAGCGTTGAAATCGGCGTCGCTCGTCGAGAAGCCGGTCAGGGAGCGTCCTTCACCCCATCGGGCCCACGTGCCGAAGCCGAGCAGAGCAGCCGGGTTGGTGTTGTTGACGGTGACGTAAATGTGCCCGACGGGCATCAGCAATTCGCCGACAGCCTTCGCAAGGTTTCCAAGCGTGTTGGGGAGACCGAGGTTTTCGAGCGCCTTCTGTTGTGCCGGAGCGCCGGCCGCTTTGATCTCGCCGAGATTGTTGACCCCGCGGAGGTAGTCGAGTTCGCTAGCAGGTTCGTTCTGCGCGGCGTGGAGCTTCTGGCCGGCGGTGGCAGGCGTGGCGAGTGTCAGGGTAGTATCGTCCTGGATACTGAATTGCGGATCGGCTACGGCCGGACCGCGCAGTCGGACGCCGTCAAGGTAAATGGCGACGCCTTCGGTCGTGCAAACGGCGAGGGTGACGACCGTTTGCCCGGCAACCAAGGTTTGCACTTCCTCGCGGGGCGCGACAAGGATCGTGGTGCCGCTGGCAATATCCACCCATTCAAAATCGCCGTCGGCGTTGGACTTTTTACGGAGGACGTAACCGGTGTTGCCGCCGGGAATTTGGGCGCCGACGGTGAAGTTGTCCGTCACCCATTGGCGGGAGGCAAGGACGATGGCGGGATCGATCCGGAGTTCGACGGCGGAGGTCGAGGAAACGGCGAGGTAAATGCGGACGACGAGGTCGCGGGCGGCTCCCTCGGTGGGGAGCGGCTTGTAGGTGTCGGGGAAGTTGCCGACGGCGATGAGCGCGCCGGAGTCGTCGAACACGCCCACCTCGCGCACCGCCCACCCGCCAACGTCGGTCGGCACGATGGTTTCGGCGACGACGTAGCGGTCCGGGTTGTTCGGATCGTTGGTGAGGTTCGTAAGCCCGCCACGCCAGACTTCGCGGACAAGCTCCGTGGCAGTTTGCGACGGGGTGACGGGGTTGCCCCCCCCATCACCGAGCGCGATGGCGGCGAGGTTGACGGTGACGCCGTTGGCGATGGCGGAGGCAATCTTTGCGAGGCCGATATTGGTAACGATGGTTTCGAGGACCATGATGGTTCAGGCGGTGAGGTGGGCGGTGACGTGAGGGGCGATGCCGAGGGCGATGACGGCCTCCCACTCCAGGGCGGTGACGTTGGTTTCGGGCGCGAGCATCGTGACGGTGTCGATGTCATGCGCGGCGGCGGCGACGATGAGGAGCGCCTCGGCGAGTGCCGGGGTGCGACGCCATGCGGGGAGGACGGCGGTGTTGACACCGCTGTTGGCGGCGGCGGCGAGGGTGAGCCGTCCGTTGCTGCGGAGGATGGCCCGCACGGCGCGGAGGTGGGAGCGGGCGTTTTTGTTGGCGAGGGCGATGCGCTCGGCTTCGTCGAAGGTCTCGGCGTCCATACCTCTGTCACCCACCTCGACTTCCAGATCGAAGGTGTAGGGCTGGCCGGTGGCTTCGTTGATGGCGACTTCGTAGCCGATGGCGGAGAGGGCGCGGCGGAGCGCGCCGACGGTGCCGGCGCGGCGATGGACTTCGACAGAGGCGGCGATGGCGGCGCGCTTCTGGCGCTCGGTCCATGCGCTGTCCCAGTCCTTCACGTCGAGTGACCACGCAAGCCAGGGCAGGGTGTCGGCGGGGCAGGTCCAGGGATTCCAGAGTGTGCGGTTGGGAACGGGAATGGTGGCGGCGCGCTCGGTGGCAAAGGAGATGGCGCGCTCCTGGGGAGTGGAGTTTGGCGGGAGGAGGGCGGTGGGATCGGCGGCAGTCGTGCTCATGTCTCGGTCCCTCCGTGTGTAATGCTGATGCCGTTACAGCGGGCGGCATGTCCGGCAGGACAGATGATGTTGGCGGCGGGCGAGACGAGGTCAGCGCGCTGCACGCCGGACTGGTGGAGCGCGGCGTAGAGCCCGGAGAGCGTGATCGAGCGTCCGAGGCGGAAGTTTTCCGAAACGTATTTCCCGACGGCGGCCTGCGCGGCGGCGAGAACGACGGCGACATCGGGACCGGCAAAGGTGGTGAGGGTAGCCGCAACGGTGTACTCGATGATCTCGGGAGGGTTGACGACGACGTTGTCGGTCAGCGGGCGCACGTCCTCGGCGGTGAGGGCGGCTTGCACGGCATCGAGGAGTTCGGTGGATGGCTCGCCGTCGCCAGCGGTGGAAAGGATATACACGTCAACGACGCCGGGCGCGGACGACGAAACGGAGGCATCGCGGACGCCGGCCACGCTGAGGGCGTGGAACTTGTAGGCACCCGTCGGGCCCGCGGTGGAAAGGCCATCGAGGGAAAGCAGGGCGCGGCGGCGAAGATCGGCGTCGGTCTCCATCACGGCCTCGGCCGGCGGAAGCGCCTCGGGGTCGGCGGGCGTGACGACCTTGCGGATGACGCCGTAATTTGCCGCGAGGTTGTCGAGGTCGGCGCCGGTCGCGTAGGCGAGCATGACGGCCTTGGCGGCGTCGTTGACGCGGGCGCGGATCAGGAGTTCGCGGTAGGCGCAAACTTCGACAATTTTGTAGGCGGGGTCGGACTCGACGAGAGCGGTAAAGGCGGGGTCGCGGGCGCGAAGATCCGCAATCATCTCGGCGAGAATTGCGTCAAAGGACAGCGTCTCGACGACGGCCGGCGCGGGGAGTCCGGAAATGTCGATGATGCCGCTCATGCGGTGGCGACTCCTTCCAGGGTGAGCGGATGGCCGTCGGGGAGGTGGCGACCTTTCAGGGTGAGCACGAGGCGACCGGCGGCGGGGGTGGTGGCGCCGGAATTGATGCCGACGCTTTCGAGGGCGAAACGCGGCTCCCATTTGGCGAGGGCTTCGGCAACGGCAGCGGTTACGGGCGCGAGCAATGCCGGCGTAACGGGCGCGTCGAGAAGCTCAAAGAGGCGGGATCCGTAGTCCCGACGCATGACACGTGAGCCGAGCGGCGTCGTCAGGATGTCCCGAATCGACTGCCGGAGATGGGCGATGCCGTCGATGGCCTTGCCTGTCTGTTGGTCTGTGCCGCGCATGGCGACACGTTACCGGGCGCGGCGTCCGGGGTCTTGTGCGGGGAGTGCGCGGTGGCGCGCGCGAAAGGCTCAATCAGCCTGGGGCCGCGCTGGTTCGCGGCTGGCGTCCGGAGGCGGCAAGTCGTCCGACACCGGCTCGGTCTTGAGCGCATGCGCGAGGGCTCGCGCCATGCCGTCGATGTCCGTCGCGGGGTTGGGGATTTCGCTGTCCGTGGCTTTATCGCCGGGCGTTTTCTGTGTCATCGTCTGTGGTGGGTGTGTGCGGGGCAGGCTTGTCACGGCCCATGTCCGCACTGGTTAAGACCCTATGCCAAGCGACGGGTGACAATTGGGCGGCAGACGAGCCGCCCTCCGCCGCCCGGCATAGGGCGATTCGCGCCTTTGTTTTGGTTGGCTTGTCACGGCCATGCGGGAGCCAATCGGCGGCGGCGACGGAGCGCGAGTCTTTTTCAGGAGGGCGGGTCGGTCTGTGAGCTGCCCCGATCCACACCGCCGTGCGTGTGCTGGATCAGGCTGATGCCGCCGGCCACGTGGTCGCCGGCGCTGGTGATTGTCGAGGTCGTGGAGACGGGTGCGTCGATGGTGACTTGCCCGGCCTTGAGGGTGAGCGCGGCTGCGTCGATGACGGCGGAGCCGTCGGCAAGGGTCCGGATGCGGAGCCCGCCGGGGAAAACGGCGACGGTCTCGGCGGGGTTGTCTCCGGGCGCGGGGTAATCGTCCTGGTTGAGCGCGGGGAGCACTACCGCCTGCGCAAGGTCGCCGGTCGGCGCCAGCACGAGGACTTGCTCGCCGATCGTCGGCGCGGACCAGGTGCGGACGTTGCCGGCGCGATATGTGAGCCAGCGGAGCCAAGTGGTGAGGAGCAGGCCGATCTTGACGCGGACGCGGGGCGGATCGGCACTGAGTTGCGCGACGGTGCCGACGCGCAGCATGTTCGCCTGGCGGCGCTCAAGCTCGGTGATGCGGCGGATGGCGTCGGTCAGTATCCGGCTCATGGCGAGAGGCGGTCAAAGTATTCGTCGGTGATTTGCGGCTCTCCGAACACGAGGGTTTCGCCAATGATTTCATCCGTCCAGAGGTCCTCGCCAACGTAGCCATCGACCGACCAGTCGATGCGCTGGCACTCGACGAGGGATGCGTTGTTGCGTCCGTTGGCGTTGTCCCCATCAGCCGCGAGGTAGTCGGTAGCGATGTCAGTGACGACGGGCTGGCTGACGGGCTGGCCGGCGAGCGGATTTTTGCGGAGATGGTGCGCGATGCGGAGAGCGAGGGCGCGGACGGCGATGCGGTTTTCCCGCTCGTCGCCGATGCCCTTGTAAATGACGAAGGTGGAAAACGAGAGGGTGATGCAAAGGCGTTCGGTGCCGTCGTCGCCGGTGGGATCGAGGACGGCGATGTCGGCAATCTCCGTGAGCGCGGCGGGGCGCGGTGTGTCTTTCGTGAAACGCTCGTGGTCGGCGACGTGCAGCGCCGAAAACTTACCCTTGATGTGGGCGTTGATGGCATCGAGGAGCGGCAGGAGTTTGATGTTGGTGTCGGCGGGCGTGCTCATTTTTTGGCGTAGCGTTTGCGGCGGATGACCTGATCGAGTTCGCGGCGGAAGTTCTTTTCGAGGAGGGCGTCGGCCTCGTCGCCGAGTTGGTCAACGGCGTCGAGTCCTTCGGCCTTGATGCGGCGATAGATCTTGAGGAGGGCGTCGGGGCTTGTGTTGCGGGCCCGGCGGCGGAGCCCGGGGGATTTCTCAAGGGCTGCGGTGGATACCTGCCCGCCGGAATTGCCACCGAAAGAATAGACGCGGCCGGTGTGATCTGCGGGAACATTGGCCGTGATGTCGCCGCGCTTCGGCGGGCGTTGCCAGACCGTCGAGCCGATTTTCTTGATACGGAATCCCTTCGGTACCTTGCGAATCGCGGACGCCGGAAAGGCAGAGAGCGAAACAGGATCGAGCCCGAACCAGATGACGCCGAGCGCGCCTTTCGCCGGCATGGAAACGCGGTGGTGTTTGCGGAGCGATGCGGACTTGGCTCCGGTGATCTTCGCAAGGCGCGAGAGGCCGAGGCGGTGAAGCGTGCGCGTGGTGGTCGTGATGGCTTTCTTCGCAGCGCGCTCGAACTCTTCGACGGAGATTCCCAGCGCCTCGGCGTCGGCGCGCAGGTCGTCGAGGCCGTCGGCGGTGATGGTGATGTCGATGGTGCTCATGCGCCGGTGTCGTCGAGGAGGTCGTCATGCAGCGCGTCGGCGCCGGCACTCGCGGGGCCGGGCGGGGCGAGGACAACGACGGCGAGGCCGGTTCCCTCGGGGAGGATTTCGAGCACGTCGTAGTCACCGGGCCCGGGGAGACCTGGCCCGCGCTCGAACACGGTGACGCGCATGTTGCGCGACAGGCGCGAGGCGTCCGTCATGTTACACGTGATACGCGGCTGCGTGAGGTCGGCGTCGGTCTTGCCGAGTCTGGCCGCCAGGTCTCCGTCATCGAAGATGCCGCGAAACGTGAAAAGCCCGCCACCGATTGTCGCGGTGACGGGCGTGGAGAATTCGCGGAAGAAGATGGAAATATCTTCCTGCACGAGCGGTTACTTTTTGGGATCGGCAGGGGGAGGACTGGCGCCCTTGGGGTCCTTGGATTCCTTGGTCGCCTTGGGCGTGGTGAGGATGCGAGTGCCCTCGGCGTTCCCGACGTCCTTGATGATCTTTCCCCGACCGCGCAGTTCGAGGTTTTTGGCGAGGCCGTTATCGACCTGTACCGTCGATCCCGCCTTGGCGATCTTTCCGTTTACCATGATGGGCTTGATGATTTCTACGACTTTCACAGTGTAATTACCTTTCTGTTACGTGTTTACGTGGTTTGGTGAGATGTAAGCAAGCCAGTCACCGAGGGTTGGTAACTGGCGGATTGTCAGCCGCCCTGCTCGGGCTCGGGCTGCGTGAGGTCGCCGAGGGCGAAGCACTCGGGACGGCGAACCAAGAAGTTGATGTCCTGGAACGCGGAAATCTCGATGCGCGCATTGCGTACCTTCTGGTCGGCGAGGATTTCGAGGCCACCCCACAGGGCGTGGATGATCTCGGACCAGACGCCGAAGAACATGTCGGTCGAGGCAATCTGGTTGGACACGTCGGTCGGGTAGCCGTTGAGCGTGTTGCCGGGTTCCCACAGCACGGACTCGCCGGCAGAGCCGGGGAAACGCTTGGTGGTCTTGCACTGGCCGCGCACGACGGCGTTGAGCAAGTAGAGCATGGAGCCGATGTCGGCGTTCTCGGCGGCGATGGCTGTCTCCAGCGCGACGAGGCCGGCGTAATCGACGGCGCCATCGGCGAACTGGTAAGCGGAGATGCCGGAGACGTTCTTGAGACCGAGCGGCTGGCCGTTGGCACCGGTGCCATAGTAGCCGGCGGTGTCGATGGCTTGCCCCTGAGAGTTGGCGAGTTCGCGGCGGACAAAGGCGTCGATGTCCATCGACGGCTGCTTGAGCATGTCGCGAGTGATCTGCGTATAGCCAGCGACGGTCTTGTGGGAAAGAGCCACCTGGCCGAGAGTGACCTCGGTATCCGGCGCATCGTCGTCTTCCCCGATCCATCCGGAGGTCGCGCCGCCGGTCTGCTTGGGAATCGAAATGGAACCCTGGAGCCCGCCGAGCGGCGTGGTGTGCTTGAGGAACACGCAGCGGTTGCGGAGCATCTCCATGAAGGAGCCCATCATGAGCGTATTCTGGATCACATTACCACCGGTGCCTGTATAGTCATTGCCCGTCTTGACAGAAACGATGTCGCGGCGTCCGGACAGTTCGAGCACGTCGTGCGGGATGACGTGACCGCGGACCTCGCGCCCGGAGGCGCGGAGCTTGGTGGCAGCGGTCTCGGACACCTCAAGCTCGAAGGCAGCGTCGTCGAGAACGTGGCGCTCGCCGGGGCGGGCGGTGATGGCGAGGATGAATTTGCGGAAGCTGAACTTGCTGGCCTCCCGCTCGCCGAGTCCGATGGTGGCGGTCTCGCGAATCTGCTTCTCGGCGGCACGGTTCCCGGTGTTGAGCGTGTCAAGCAGCGTGCGCTGGAACTGCGTAATGTCGTGGCCCTGGCGCAGGGCATCGCGGGCGAGGTCGTGCGCCGTCGGGATGGCGCGAGCGTAGGCGTCCGCGAGGTTGAGGATGTCGGTGACGCTGGTGCCCACCGTGGCGACAACCGGCGCGGTGGCGCGCTGGCCGCCACCCGCGGGAGCGGCGGGAGCCGGGGCCGCGGCGGCAGGAGCAGCCGGGGCAGGAGCCTGCGCCGGGGGCGGCGTCGGCTGGTGGTTACGGTTGCCGTCGGAGGGCGCACCATCGAGGAGGGCTTGAAGCTGTTCGTCGGTGGCGTCGTCCGCAAAGGCAATGCCGCGCTGGCGGAGAGCGGCAATGAGTTGTGCGCGATTCATGGTGCTTTTGGTGTGGTGGTTGTTTTTCGGATACGCACGGCCAACGCCGACGGAGGTGTCGGCGGCGACGGTGACGATGGAAATTTCGTAGGGGCTCCAGCGGAGGGCGGTGTAGGTGTCGGGGCTTTTGCCGTCGGCAGCACGGGTGATCTGCCA harbors:
- a CDS encoding tail protein — protein: MVLETIVTNIGLAKIASAIANGVTVNLAAIALGDGGGNPVTPSQTATELVREVWRGGLTNLTNDPNNPDRYVVAETIVPTDVGGWAVREVGVFDDSGALIAVGNFPDTYKPLPTEGAARDLVVRIYLAVSSTSAVELRIDPAIVLASRQWVTDNFTVGAQIPGGNTGYVLRKKSNADGDFEWVDIASGTTILVAPREEVQTLVAGQTVVTLAVCTTEGVAIYLDGVRLRGPAVADPQFSIQDDTTLTLATPATAGQKLHAAQNEPASELDYLRGVNNLGEIKAAGAPAQQKALENLGLPNTLGNLAKAVGELLMPVGHIYVTVNNTNPAALLGFGTWARWGEGRSLTGFSTSDADFNAVEKTGGNKTVTLTVAQLPAHTHNNAAQTITTTSAGAHTHATNSVTVTTTNAGSHTHAIWGNSSAGETSSAYGFANTNADRPITGDNTGAAWFTQNGFGTQLIQTAGGHTHTVTIPALTAASAGAHTHTVTVEAKATTSVGSNSPVNILQPYIVAHLWKRTA
- a CDS encoding phage baseplate protein, whose product is MRGTDQQTGKAIDGIAHLRQSIRDILTTPLGSRVMRRDYGSRLFELLDAPVTPALLAPVTAAVAEALAKWEPRFALESVGINSGATTPAAGRLVLTLKGRHLPDGHPLTLEGVATA
- a CDS encoding baseplate assembly protein, which encodes MSGIIDISGLPAPAVVETLSFDAILAEMIADLRARDPAFTALVESDPAYKIVEVCAYRELLIRARVNDAAKAVMLAYATGADLDNLAANYGVIRKVVTPADPEALPPAEAVMETDADLRRRALLSLDGLSTAGPTGAYKFHALSVAGVRDASVSSSAPGVVDVYILSTAGDGEPSTELLDAVQAALTAEDVRPLTDNVVVNPPEIIEYTVAATLTTFAGPDVAVVLAAAQAAVGKYVSENFRLGRSITLSGLYAALHQSGVQRADLVSPAANIICPAGHAARCNGISITHGGTET
- a CDS encoding tail protein, encoding MSTTAADPTALLPPNSTPQERAISFATERAATIPVPNRTLWNPWTCPADTLPWLAWSLDVKDWDSAWTERQKRAAIAASVEVHRRAGTVGALRRALSAIGYEVAINEATGQPYTFDLEVEVGDRGMDAETFDEAERIALANKNARSHLRAVRAILRSNGRLTLAAAANSGVNTAVLPAWRRTPALAEALLIVAAAAHDIDTVTMLAPETNVTALEWEAVIALGIAPHVTAHLTA
- a CDS encoding ABC transporter ATPase, which gives rise to MKILTEGHRYELANFEKKDAPGQVIQFIEKVPESPGSATLVTVNDGTTNEELARVLINRIQHLNGKFPCRENAIAITHFETGLMWLEKRTADRVARNVEGKATT
- a CDS encoding baseplate assembly protein, producing the protein MSRILTDAIRRITELERRQANMLRVGTVAQLSADPPRVRVKIGLLLTTWLRWLTYRAGNVRTWSAPTIGEQVLVLAPTGDLAQAVVLPALNQDDYPAPGDNPAETVAVFPGGLRIRTLADGSAVIDAAALTLKAGQVTIDAPVSTTSTITSAGDHVAGGISLIQHTHGGVDRGSSQTDPPS